One Penaeus chinensis breed Huanghai No. 1 chromosome 12, ASM1920278v2, whole genome shotgun sequence DNA segment encodes these proteins:
- the LOC125031006 gene encoding gamma-aminobutyric acid receptor subunit pi-like — MRGISAYTKNRTFVDNSTNLCINVYIAFISSSVYPVYNLPVRLYLGSENPIVSSRKYQGFFTCDFDLTSYPFDHQTCFMKLQLQSAFRDDMGREGSQVQYLGNPLLLEYRLGTFTILSKSQLMDDTILWVSIPMTRLVGYAVISIYLPSLIMLIIGYLTLFFVNDNFEVRVMTALTTLLVMATLFTQVSSSLPKTSYFKLVDVWLLFCIFSTFLIIVFHIIIDLSLHNQGPTRSTTEAETTRGRIPVQHQSTALNGDQSVTPFSPAPLPSAVALKAWDMPRNTPSKARWCQMSVSDIERFARYLMAAVFLVFNIVYWLKAYGFV, encoded by the exons ATGCGCGGGATTTCCGCCTACACAAAGAACAGAACCTTTGTGGACAATAGTACAAAtctgtgcataaatgtatatatagcctTCATATCTAGCTCTGTCTATCCTGTCTACAACTTGCCAGTCCGTCTTTACCTGGGAAGCGAGAACCCAATCGTGAGCAGCCGGAAGTACCAGGGCTTCTTCACCTGCGACTTCGACCTAACCAGCTACCCGTTCGACCACCAGACGTGCTTCATGAAGCTGCAGCTTCAGTCGGCCTTCCGGGATGAC ATGGGACGTGAAGGAAGCCAGGTACAGTACTTGGGTAATCCGCTTCTCCTCGAATACAGACTAGGAACTTTCACTATCTTGTCAAAGTCACAGTTAATGGACGACACCATCCTTTGG GTGAGCATCCCTATGACGCGACTTGTTGGTTACGCCGTCATCAGCATCTATCTGCCGTCCCTCATCATGCTGATCATCGGTTATCTGACGCTTTTCTTCGTCAACGATAACTTCGAGGTTCGCGTCATGACGGCCCTTACCACGCTCTTGGTGATGGCTACTCTCTTTACGCAG GTCTCTTCATCACTCCCCAAAACCTCCTACTTCAAACTGGTGGACGTGTGGCTTCTCTTCTGCATCTTCTCCACTTTCCTCATCATCGTCTTCCACATCATCATCGACCTCTCACTCCACAACCAAGGCCCGACGCGCAGCACCACCGAGGCGGAAACTACAAGAGGTCGCATCCCGGTCCAACACCAGTCCACGGCACTGAATGGCGACCAAAGCGTGACacctttctctcctgctcctcttccgtCGGCCGTGGCGCTCAAGGCCTGGGATATGCCCAGGAACACTCCCTCAAAGGCCAGATGGTGCCAGATGTCAGTGTCGGATATAGAGAGGTTTGCCCGTTACCTGATGGCCGCTGTGTTCTTGGTTTTCAATATTGTTTACTGGCTGAAGGCATATGGTTTTGTGTAA